Proteins from a genomic interval of Trifolium pratense cultivar HEN17-A07 linkage group LG6, ARS_RC_1.1, whole genome shotgun sequence:
- the LOC123889173 gene encoding probable calcium-binding protein CML46 has product MVFGQLVYFAEEERSQNDESNSTSSSALFGLIDVFIYSTFFIRIQKLVLSFRFFLLCQLFSSDLDVKVEEKILEAESNVSRESGEIKRDEVKMVMEKMGIFCSSESDELEEKYGLKELSELFDENEPSLEEVKMAFDIFDENKDGFIDAKELQRVMCILGLKEGSEVENCQKMIKKFDENQDGRIDFIEFVRIMENRLC; this is encoded by the coding sequence ATGGTTTTTGGCCAACTTGTATATTTTGCAGAGGAGGAAAGATCACAGAATGATGAAAGCAACTCAACTTCAAGTTCAGCTTTGTTTGGTTTGATAGATGTTTTCATATATTCAACATTCTTCATCAGAATACAGAAGTTAGTCTTGAGTTTTCGGTTTTTCCTTCTCTGCCAACTTTTTTCCAGTGACTTGGATGTAAAGGTAGAGGAGAAGATATTAGAAGCTGAATCAAATGTTAGCAGAGAAAGTGGAGAGATTAAGAGGGATGAAGTGAAAATGGTGATGGAAAAAATGGGAATTTTTTGCAGCTCAGAAAGTGATGAACTTgaagaaaaatatggattaaaaGAGCTTTCTGAACTGTTTGATGAGAATGAGCCAAGTTTGGAGGAAGTGAAAATGGCTTTTGATATTTTTGATGAGAACAAAGATGGATTTATTGATGCAAAAGAGTTGCAGAGAGTTATGTGTATTTTGGGATTGAAGGAAGGTTCAGAAGTTGAGAATTGTCAGAAAATGATCAAGAAATTTGATGAAAATCAAGATGGAAGAATTGATTTCATTGAATTTGTAAGAATTATGGAAAACAGATTATGTTGA